A single Camelus ferus isolate YT-003-E chromosome 3, BCGSAC_Cfer_1.0, whole genome shotgun sequence DNA region contains:
- the PCDHB10 gene encoding protocadherin beta-10 isoform X2, with amino-acid sequence MSSLSNCVAENSPETVLAVFRIKDRDSGENGKMICFIQDNLPFLLKPSLENFYILMTEGALDRESQAEYNITITVTDMGTPRLKTEHNITVLVSDVNDNAPTFTQASYTLRVSENNSPALHIGTVSATDTDAGANAQVTYSLLPPADPHVPLASLVSINADNGHLFALRSLDYEALRAFEFRVGAADRGSPPLSSQALVRVLVEDDNDNAPFVLYPLQNTSAPCTELLPRAAEPGYLVTKVVAVDGDAGQNAWLSYQLLKATEPGLFGVWAHNGEVRTARPLSERDAARHRLLVLVKDNGEPPLSASVTLHVLLVDGFSQPHLPPPEAEAEAAAAAPADPLTVYLVVALASVSSLFLFSVLVFVAVRLCGRGGAARAGRCSVPEGPFPSHLVDVSGTGTLSHSYQYEVRLTGGTGTNEFKFLKPILPNIQGQAPERNSDENPPFRNSFGFNFK; translated from the coding sequence ATGTCATCACTTTCGAACTGTGTGGCTGAGAACTCTCCTGAGACGGTACTGGCTGTTTTTAGGATTAAAGACAGAGACtctggagaaaatggaaagatgatTTGCTTCATTCAAGACAATCTGCCTTTTCTTCTGAAACCCTCTCTGGAGAATTTTTATATCCTAATGACAGAAGGAGCGCTGGACAGAGAAAGCCAAGCAGAGTACAACATCACCATCACTGTCACAGACATGGGGACTCCCAGACTGAAAACGGAGCACAACATTACAGTGCTGGTGTCCGACGTCAACGACAACGCCCCCACCTTCACCCAGGCCTCCTACACCCTGCGGGTCAGCGAGAACAACAGCCCCGCCCTGCACATCGGCACCGTCAGCGCCACAGACACAGACGCCGGCGCCAACGCCCAGGTCACCTACTCGCTGCTGCCGCCCGCCGACCCGCACGTGCCCCTGGCCTCCCTCGTGTCCATCAACGCCGACAACGGCCACCTGTTCGCCCTGCGGTCCCTGGACTACGAGGCCCTGCGCGCCTTCGAGTTCCGCGTGGGCGCCGCCGACCGCGGCTCGCCGCCGCTGAGCAGCCAGGCGCTGGTGCGCGTGCTCGTGGAGGACGACAACGACAACGCGCCCTTCGTGCTGTACCCGCTGCAGAACACCTCGGCGCCCTGCACCGAGCTGCTGCCCAGGGCGGCCGAGCCGGGCTACCTGGTGACCAAGGTGGTGGCGGTGGACGGCGACGCGGGCCAGAACGCCTGGCTGTCGTACCAGCTGCTCAAGGCCACGGAGCCCGGGCTGTTCGGCGTGTGGGCGCACAACGGCGAGGTGCGCACGGCCAGGCCGCTGAGCGAGCGCGACGCGGCCAGGCACAGGCTGCTGGTGCTGGTCAAGGACAATGGCGAGCCGCCGCTGTCGGCCAGCGTCACGCTGCACGTGCTGCTGGTGGACGGCTTCTCGCAGCCCCACCTGCCGCCCCCGGAAGCGGAAGcggaggcggcggccgcggcgccgGCCGACCCGCTCACCGTCTACCTGGTGGTGGCCTTGGCGTCCGTGTCGTCGCTCTTCCTCTTCTCGGTGCTGGTGTTCGTGGCGGTGCGGCtgtgcgggcggggcggggctgcgcgGGCGGGTCGCTGCTCGGTGCCCGAGGGCCCCTTCCCGAGCCACCTGGTGGACGTCAGCGGCACCGGCACCCTGTCCCACAGCTACCAGTATGAGGTGCGTCTGACTGGAGGTACTGGGACCAACGAGTTCAAGTTCTTGAAGCCAATACTCCCCAACATTCAGGGACAAGCGCCTGAGAGAAATAGTGACGAAAACCCTCCGTTTCGAAATAGCTTTGGAttcaattttaagtaa
- the PCDHB10 gene encoding protocadherin beta-10 isoform X1 — MEVGRLRFSRQRQVLFLFLFWGVSLAGSGFGRYSVTEETERGSFVVNLAKDLGLGDRELVARGARVVSDDNKQHLLLDSQTGDLLTNEKLDREKLCGPTEPCMLYFQILMDNPFQIYRAELRVRDINDHSPVFQDKETLLKILENTAEGTAFQLERAQDSDGGLNGVQNYTINPNSFFHIKISDSDEGIIYPELVLDRALDREKQQELSLILTALDGGSPPRSGTTTIHIVILDINDNAPQFSQAIYETQAPENSPVGSLIAKVSAADVDSGVNADISYSFFDASEDIRTTFHINPISGEIVLRVLLDYELVKSYKINIQAIDGGGLSARCTVLVEVLDTNDNPPELIMSSLSNCVAENSPETVLAVFRIKDRDSGENGKMICFIQDNLPFLLKPSLENFYILMTEGALDRESQAEYNITITVTDMGTPRLKTEHNITVLVSDVNDNAPTFTQASYTLRVSENNSPALHIGTVSATDTDAGANAQVTYSLLPPADPHVPLASLVSINADNGHLFALRSLDYEALRAFEFRVGAADRGSPPLSSQALVRVLVEDDNDNAPFVLYPLQNTSAPCTELLPRAAEPGYLVTKVVAVDGDAGQNAWLSYQLLKATEPGLFGVWAHNGEVRTARPLSERDAARHRLLVLVKDNGEPPLSASVTLHVLLVDGFSQPHLPPPEAEAEAAAAAPADPLTVYLVVALASVSSLFLFSVLVFVAVRLCGRGGAARAGRCSVPEGPFPSHLVDVSGTGTLSHSYQYEVRLTGGTGTNEFKFLKPILPNIQGQAPERNSDENPPFRNSFGFNFK, encoded by the coding sequence ATGGAGGTTGGAAGGTTGCGCTTCTCAAGACAAAGGCAagtcctgtttctctttctgttttgggGAGTATCCTTGGCAGGTTCTGGGTTTGGACGTTATTCAGtgacagaggaaacagagagaggatCGTTTGTGGTCAATCTAGCAAAGGATCTGGGGCTAGGGGACCGGGAGCTGGTTGCAAGAGGAGCCCGGGTGGTCTCTGATGATAACAAACAACACTTGctcctggattctcagactgGGGATTTGCTCACAAATGAGAAATTGGACCGGGAAAAGCTGTGTGGGCCCACAGAGCCCTGTATGctgtatttccaaattttaatgGATAACCCCTTTCAGATTTACCGGGCTGAGCTGAGGGTAAGGGACATAAATGATCATTCACCAGTGTTTCAAGACAAAGAGACactcttaaaaatattagaaaatacagCCGAAGGGACTGCATTTCAGCTAGAAAGAGCACAGGATTCAGATGGAGGACTTAATGGTGTCCAAAATTATACCATCAACCCCAACtcttttttccatattaaaattaGTGACAGTGACGAAGGCATAATATACCCAGAGCTAGTTTTGGACAGGGCGCTGGATCGGGAGAAGCAGCAAGAACTCAGCTTAATACTCACTGCGCTGGATGGTGGGTCACCACCCAGGTCTGGAACCACCACTATACATATTGTGATTCTGGACATCAATGACAATGcccctcagttttctcaggcaATCTACGAGACCCAGGCTCCAGAGAACAGCCCAGTAGGGTCCCTTATTGCTAAAGTCTCTGCAGCAGATGTAGACTCTGGAGTCAATGCAGACATATCCTATTCATTTTTTGATGCTTCTGAAGATATTCGAACAACCTTTCATATCAATCCTATTTCTGGGGAAATAGTTCTCAGAGTGTTGCTTGATTATGAGCTAGTGAagtcttataaaataaatatacaggcAATCGACGGTGGGGGCCTTTCTGCAAGATGTACAGTTTTGGTGGAGGTATTGGACACCAATGACAATCCCCCCGAACTGATCATGTCATCACTTTCGAACTGTGTGGCTGAGAACTCTCCTGAGACGGTACTGGCTGTTTTTAGGATTAAAGACAGAGACtctggagaaaatggaaagatgatTTGCTTCATTCAAGACAATCTGCCTTTTCTTCTGAAACCCTCTCTGGAGAATTTTTATATCCTAATGACAGAAGGAGCGCTGGACAGAGAAAGCCAAGCAGAGTACAACATCACCATCACTGTCACAGACATGGGGACTCCCAGACTGAAAACGGAGCACAACATTACAGTGCTGGTGTCCGACGTCAACGACAACGCCCCCACCTTCACCCAGGCCTCCTACACCCTGCGGGTCAGCGAGAACAACAGCCCCGCCCTGCACATCGGCACCGTCAGCGCCACAGACACAGACGCCGGCGCCAACGCCCAGGTCACCTACTCGCTGCTGCCGCCCGCCGACCCGCACGTGCCCCTGGCCTCCCTCGTGTCCATCAACGCCGACAACGGCCACCTGTTCGCCCTGCGGTCCCTGGACTACGAGGCCCTGCGCGCCTTCGAGTTCCGCGTGGGCGCCGCCGACCGCGGCTCGCCGCCGCTGAGCAGCCAGGCGCTGGTGCGCGTGCTCGTGGAGGACGACAACGACAACGCGCCCTTCGTGCTGTACCCGCTGCAGAACACCTCGGCGCCCTGCACCGAGCTGCTGCCCAGGGCGGCCGAGCCGGGCTACCTGGTGACCAAGGTGGTGGCGGTGGACGGCGACGCGGGCCAGAACGCCTGGCTGTCGTACCAGCTGCTCAAGGCCACGGAGCCCGGGCTGTTCGGCGTGTGGGCGCACAACGGCGAGGTGCGCACGGCCAGGCCGCTGAGCGAGCGCGACGCGGCCAGGCACAGGCTGCTGGTGCTGGTCAAGGACAATGGCGAGCCGCCGCTGTCGGCCAGCGTCACGCTGCACGTGCTGCTGGTGGACGGCTTCTCGCAGCCCCACCTGCCGCCCCCGGAAGCGGAAGcggaggcggcggccgcggcgccgGCCGACCCGCTCACCGTCTACCTGGTGGTGGCCTTGGCGTCCGTGTCGTCGCTCTTCCTCTTCTCGGTGCTGGTGTTCGTGGCGGTGCGGCtgtgcgggcggggcggggctgcgcgGGCGGGTCGCTGCTCGGTGCCCGAGGGCCCCTTCCCGAGCCACCTGGTGGACGTCAGCGGCACCGGCACCCTGTCCCACAGCTACCAGTATGAGGTGCGTCTGACTGGAGGTACTGGGACCAACGAGTTCAAGTTCTTGAAGCCAATACTCCCCAACATTCAGGGACAAGCGCCTGAGAGAAATAGTGACGAAAACCCTCCGTTTCGAAATAGCTTTGGAttcaattttaagtaa